A region of Dioscorea cayenensis subsp. rotundata cultivar TDr96_F1 chromosome 5, TDr96_F1_v2_PseudoChromosome.rev07_lg8_w22 25.fasta, whole genome shotgun sequence DNA encodes the following proteins:
- the LOC120260245 gene encoding uncharacterized protein LOC120260245 gives MPQSDLRWGCIVPNLDRSALRMFGLRWKLRRWSKESFGFIKLQKLLLLHDLELIDVIKESRCLSFDEIIQERGLTESLVEIRKQEEVYWKQRSQVQWLKEGDENTKYFHSVANGRKNINFIPSINIGTASFTDAREIGKVFEQHFRALFGQRRTFRFKVELCNLLKNKAFVDLSSLERPFTLEEVKRAVFDLGSDKASGSDGFPMFFFKTYWEFVKGEVMQLCEDFYTGKANLERINWACIALIPKVLSPSTPWEYRSISLINSSLKIISKILASRLITVMDSLVDHTQSAFLKGRHIWDLISRTILWNIWLERNSRIFQLKALPSYIVIFRSANMLLSWLSTDSDSHLQPNTDASQKIKRSLNFLTETVSHQADNSAPDIAHE, from the exons ATGCCCCAATCAGACTTGAGGTGGGGATGCATTGTGCCAAATCTAGATCGTTCCGCTTTGAGAATGTTTGGACTACGGTGGAAG CTCCGTAGATGGTCTAAGGAGAGTTTTGGCTTCATTAAACTTCAGAAGCTTTTGCTGTTACATGATTTAGAGCTGATTGATGTCATCAAAGAATCTAGGTGCCTTAGCTTTGATGAAATTATTCAGGAGCGCGGATTGACGGAGAGTTTAGTGGAAATCCGTAAACAAGAGGAAGTTTACTGGAAGCAGAGATCTCAGGTACAATGGTTAAAGGAGGGGGACGAAAACACAAAGTATTTTCATTCAGTGGCAAATGGGaggaaaaatatcaattttattccTTCTATCAATATTGGAACTGCCTCCTTCACAGATGCTAGGGAAATTGGCAAAGTTTTTGAACAACATTTTAGGGCTCTTTTTGGTCAAAGAAGGACTTTTCGTTTCAAGGTGGAGCTATGCAATCTTTTGAAGAACAAAGCCTTTGTGGACTTATCCTCTCTTGAGCGTCCTTTTACACTGGAGGAAGTGAAAAGAGCGGTCTTTGACCTAGGAAGTGACAAAGCCTCAGGATCGGATGGttttcctatgtttttctttaaaacctactGGGAATTTGTAAAAGGGGAGGTCATGCAACTTTGCGAGGATTTCTATACTGGAAAGGCGAACTTGGAACGAATTAATTGGGCCTGCATTGCACTTATTCCTAAGGTCTTGAGCCCGTCTACACCTTGGGAGTATAGATCCATTAGCCTAATTAATTCTTCATTAAAAATCATCAGCAAGATTCTGGCCTCAAGACTTATCACGGTGATGGACTCATTGGTGGACCACACACAATCTGCTTTTCTTAAAGGGAG ACATATCTGGGATCTCATCTCCCGAACTATtttgtggaacatttggctagAACGAAATTCCCGCATATTTCAGCTAAAAGCTTTACCGTCTTACATTGTCATCTTTAGATCTGCTAACATGCTTCTCTCATGGTTATCTACAGACTCAGACAGTCATCTGCAACCCAACACCGATGCTTCACAGAAAATCAAGCGTTCACTCAACTTTCTTACCGAAACAGTTTCCCACCAGGCCGACAACTCGGCGCCTGACATTGCACATGAGTAA